The DNA region CACCCGTCATGACTATGACGAGCTGACACGGCTAACCCAACATTTCGATGTGCTGCACATGATTCCGCCGCTTATTGAACCGCAGGACGTGCCGATCCACTTGCGCCACTACGCCACGATGGAATCGCAGCTGACGCTGACGGACAAAGTGCCCTTCATCTTCTCGCGCGGCACCGGACAGGTTGAACAATCATTCGAGATGCTGCGCGATTTTCGCGGCCTGTCCGACGCGGACTTTGCCGCGCAGTCGCATTGCTACACGATCATCAACACCAACTCACCCCGCACCATCGACGTGCCCATGGCGCAGGGCCTGATGGACTTTGCCAAGGCAGGTCAGGTCAGCATCGTGACGCCCTTCACCCTGATGGGGGCAATGGCCCCGATCACCGTGGCGGGGGCGATCACCCTTTCCCATGCAGAGGCACTAGCCGCCATCACACTTGTCCAGCTCACCAACCCGGGCGCGCCGGTCTGCTATGGCACCTTCACCAGCAACGTTGACATGAAATCCGGCGCGCCGGTCTTTGGAACGCCCGAACACTTTCGCGCCTCGCTCGCCGCCGGGCAGCTTGCGCGGTTGATTGGCCTGCCTTGGCGCAGCGCCTCTGGCTCTGCGGCGAACCTGTCAGACGTTCAGGCCGCCAACGAAACCCAGTTCGGCACTTGGGGCTGCCTGATGGCCGGTGCGACCGTGATCATCCACGCCGCAGGCTGGCTCGAAGGCGGGCTATCTGTGTCCTACGAAAAGCTGATTACCGATATCGAGGTGCTCAACATGGTGGCAGAGCTTTGCGCTGCTGGCACCGAAGCGGGCAGCGACATCGGCCTTGATGCGCTGGCAGAGGTGCAACCGGGTGGCCACTTCTTTGGCGCGAACCACACGATGGCGCGCTACCAAACCGAATTCTATGAACCCGTTGTCGCCACCTACGACAACTTCGGCACTTGGACAGAACGGG from Yoonia sp. R2331 includes:
- a CDS encoding trimethylamine methyltransferase family protein; translation: MTLGPTRRGGRRRSATEAPAARNVDYRNLRNPFPPMKAFTDDHIAAMHNAALDTLETLGIRVLLPEARTMLAAGGALVDEDTEMVRIGRDIVTSALTSAPKSIPVAGGARHRDIVLELGNLVFQPGAGAPHATDLTRGRRPGTRHDYDELTRLTQHFDVLHMIPPLIEPQDVPIHLRHYATMESQLTLTDKVPFIFSRGTGQVEQSFEMLRDFRGLSDADFAAQSHCYTIINTNSPRTIDVPMAQGLMDFAKAGQVSIVTPFTLMGAMAPITVAGAITLSHAEALAAITLVQLTNPGAPVCYGTFTSNVDMKSGAPVFGTPEHFRASLAAGQLARLIGLPWRSASGSAANLSDVQAANETQFGTWGCLMAGATVIIHAAGWLEGGLSVSYEKLITDIEVLNMVAELCAAGTEAGSDIGLDALAEVQPGGHFFGANHTMARYQTEFYEPVVATYDNFGTWTERGAVDATTRATGIWQSILAEPSSVAVDPTRLGALQDYIAKGTAAGGEPPVS